A genomic segment from Dendropsophus ebraccatus isolate aDenEbr1 chromosome 7, aDenEbr1.pat, whole genome shotgun sequence encodes:
- the LOC138796502 gene encoding vomeronasal type-2 receptor 26-like, whose amino-acid sequence ANNRNLSFILLISLMFSLLCVFLFIGRPVDITCMLRQIFYGVFFTVAVSSVLAKTIIVCIAFKATRPDSPWRKCVGVKLPYTVVLVCSSIQILNAVIWLSLSPPYQEYNLDYPGKIIIQCNEGSVLAFYLMLGYMGFLAAVSFVLAFLVRTLPDIYNEAKYITFSMLVFCSVWICAIPAYLSSTGKHMVTVEIFAILASGGGILGCMFLPKCYNILMKPEENISGHLLQRRVIYRYPVDYVGSDGLRRWPSVV is encoded by the exons gccaataaccggaacctcagcttcattctcctgatctctctcatgttcagcttactctgtgtgtttctcttcatcggtcgcccagtggatataacctgcatgctgagacaaatcttctatggggtcttcttcacagtagccgtgtcttctgtcctggccaagaccatcatagtctgcatagcattcaaggccaccagacctgacagtccctggagaaagtgtgtgggggttaagcttccttatactgtagtgttggtctgttcatctattcagatcctgaatgcagttatctggttgtcactgtctcctccatatcaggagtataacctggattatcctgggaagatcatcattcagtgtaatgaagggtcagtcttggccttttacctcatgttgggttatatggggtttctggcagcggtgagctttgttctagctttcctggtgaggacattacctgatatctacaatgaagccaagtacatcaccttcagcatgctggtgttctgcagtgtctggatctgtgccatcccggcctatctgagcagtacaGGGAAACACATGGTCACTGTAGAGATATTCGCCATATTGGCCTCAGGGGGAGGAATATTGGGCTGCATGTTTTTACCGAAATGTTACAATATCCTGATGAAGCCTGAAGAGAATATTTCTGGACACTTGTTACAGAGACGTGTTAT atatcggtatcctgtggattacgttggatccgatggactacgacgatggcCATCggttgtttag